The DNA sequence TAAAATCTTCTTAGCTATACTTGAATAGCCTGTTCCTGACTACATGGAATGGGCTACACAGATCTTGTTTTGCCATCAACTCTATTTTAGGCCCATTTTTGTTGTCAAGCCTGACCCTTCATAACTTTCCTGACCACTTCTTCCCAAGTAATTTTTGTTCTAATCCTTGGTCTCTTTAACTCCTCTAATTTAAATCATATAACCCCTTATATTACTGGTGCACTTAAAGGCCTCTATTGCAAATGGCCATGCCACATCAAACATCTTCCCTTCAATTTACCTTCTAACAGAGCTACTGCTGTGTCATCTTGAATTTCTCACTTCTTATTTTGACTTTTCTAGCTTTTCCACTTGTACATCTTAACATCCTTGTGTGCTTTCAGGATCTGAGGTATTTTGTGTTTTCAAAACTTCACCTCAGTAATTTTGATGCTTGGTTCTCAATTAGCTCAAGTTGCCTCCCTCCACCTCCATTGTCTCGTGGAAGAATCATTTGCACAAGTTGTATTATTAATTAGATGAACATCCAGTTTGCACTTCATAGTTCATGGGGTAACCCGACTCCAACTAATGTCTTGATGCCCCTTTGTTGCAGATTCTAAGTTTTCACAGCAAGAAATTCCTGCTTGCAAGCCTATTCTAACACCAAGATTGGTCAGTTTTTCTTAATTCTGGTTCAATATGGGCCTTATAAATAGATAAGTAATTGTTTGCTACTTGCTAGACTCTTTTTACTCTTGCTTAGGTTGATATTCTCATAAACTTCCTTTGTTTGATTCAGGTCATAATGACATTCATAATTATTGGGGTTGTTTTCATCCCAATTGGTCTTGTTTCGTTGTTTGCATCGGAGCATGTAAGATATATTTTATTCCTTCAATGGATTTGCATTTTCTGTAAAATGTCGATCTTTTATTTGAAGGTAGAAGTTTATTTCACATGTAGGTTGTGGAGATTGTGGACCGCTATGACAAAGACTGCATTCCAGAGAAGTATAGCAATGATATGGTTGCATTTATACGAAGCATAAAAACTAACAAGACCTGTTTGAGGACTTTGACTGTGAGTTCATTCCCTCCACAGTTCTTAGGAGCATTGAGAAATTaattctttagtttcctttctacGGTATGATGACCTAAATTCTGACCAACAAATTGATTATATTTCTTTCAGGTCCCAAAGCTCATGAAAAGTCCGGTTTATGTTTATTACCAGCTTGATAACTTCTACCAGAACCATCGCAGGTATTTCAACTTACATATTCTTAGAAATTATTCTGTACATGTTTTATAAAGTATACTGTGTAAGCTtatatcttttcttcttcataaaGATGATCGTCCCAAAGCATCCAACCCATCCCCCTTCATGtcatctttatttctcctttttattggTGTGGGTAGATAGACAGGTTAGCAGTGGACAAAGGTGGCTTCTGAAACAGGGTTGTGGTGTTTACGATTTTTCCCAACTTAGTTGGAACCTTGTGTATAGACAATAGTTGTTGACTACCAGATAAATTCAGTATCTGTAGAACTGTTATATTTACCTATAGTATCTTAAATATTTGGGTCAGTACTTTGTATCTGTGAGTTTGAGGGAAACCGAATAACTTGTGAGAATTATATATCATGATGTGAGATCCAAGGGAATAGTATAAACTATGAATTTCTCAATCCAGAATGTACCGAAGTTTTAATACTTCGATAGAGTTGAAAAGAGAACTTCTGTACTTCTATGTAAAAATTTTGAAGCAAAGCTAGTGGCACTTAAACATAAACAGCATTATTAGGTGTTTCTGTATGGCAAACTGCTGGGCCTAATGTATGTCTATGCTTCCCtgggtttttagttttttatttctatcAGCAATGGTTACTTCGAGTGGAATGTTGAAACTGTTGGTGAGAATGGAGTTTGGGGTTTTCTAGAAATTTTCTAGTGTAAATGTTGCTGGTGGTTTTGGTGAATGATGTTCATTGCGAATTTATAtaggaaaagtaaaaaatagaGGGGGAAGTATAGAAATGCATCAAAGCTTTTGCATGTATTTGCACTTTTTTTGTTTATGTAATGTGGCTTTTCTAGGCCTACAGTAAttcaggagtagattacaagaaattaATCCCCACAATTTAAAAgtcccaaacaagacaaataggatcaggaaacaagggaataagaccatcaaataaaccctaaGGATACAATAGCaatgcaggagcaaaaccagcccaaaacccaacctgataggagaaagaaagacctgctatagaggtggagagagagaggtgcggccaagtCTATAgagctccaattgagctgcaaatttGGTCAATTGTAGGGCCCAGGAGGGTACAAAAACACCCAAGTTTGAAGaacttctgacggctggttgtaaAGTTATGaacttttttgattttttgacctaggagagagaaattgacAGAATTCTGCAAAACAACAACTGGACAGTCTGGACAGCTTCATGAGGAGGACTGAGTAGTCCTACAATGACTTCTAACAACCCTTAACAGTAGCTCCTTGATCAGATTCAtaatagaggagaagagagagatcgcaGACTTCAAGAATGGGGAATGCTTGGCTATCGATTCTGACTTTGAagacttggacagatctgaattcTTCTTACACTAAACAATTAATAACGGTAAATAATTTGCAGAAAAGTAAAGGAATGACAAGGGGAATGTGGGAGAGgagtggctatctcggcccgggcttctcacccatagCTATCCCGACTATTTAAGTAATTGACTGCAATaattcattattcaaatctaaaaatatGAGTACATAAGCTcttctatttaaagagggcagaataacaatcataacataactaggagctagtttccaaatagaaCTAGACACACCTAGTAGGACTTGGACttataataggactaggactataactccaacatggagtaggattagaactccaacatggagtaggtaactaactagtcattcactaatagggaaacctaaactgaatcaaactgaaataacaaaggaaatagactcaaaataggattctaactaaactaatgaattaaatcctgttttcctattttctacctatattttaggcccctttaaagtggctcattacaaagaaaacccattggatcaaagacccaacacatacataatccaacccaaggcttatctgcaataaaataagcctattaagtgacttatctacatcatacAGGTTGAACTGATTTTCGTCCTCTGATGCTATAATACACTCAAATGCGAAGGGGAGCCCTTTTGCAGTAACCTCTTTTCTTTACCTTTTCTTCATGCAAGAATATTGCATGATCTGTGTGAGAAATTTTCCAGAAAGTGTGGTTATCTGTTTTGCCAATCTTCTGGATGACCTAGTACACAGAAAGTCAAGATCAACCTTGTTTTGTAGATTCATTTCATTAAGAATATCAAATATCTTCCTTAAGGCTGtctttggtagccaagagaagaaaagaaaagaaatgaaaagaaaagagaatctagaaaagagaagaaaagaaataaaatggtaagaaaatagaaaaaatatgcGTGTTTGGCTACCAttagaagagaggaaaagaaaagaaaagaaaagaaaagaaatttttttgtattttctcagttttcttgtgtttttggcaagaactttttttttgggagcaaaagaaaacctcaccattcccaaggtgaattttgaaattcaaaaatggaatcttctcttggtgcgggacatgccaagcacaaagagaatttcaaaccaagaaaaaaagtacaatttcaAAACACAGCCTAAAAGAAGAGATATGGTTCTCCTTGAAAGGAGACCCCCCTTCTTAGATGTCCCTACTCACTGGTTGATGAGTAATTTCTGAGGCAGTTTGGAACTTTCTTAGCTAATCCTAATTAGCCAGACTGGAGCAAAGCAAGAGTGTGGTGCAAGGTTCTTTTAGGGGGTCAAATGTGAGAAGCTATAAAATTTTGGTGCATTTTTAAAGTACAAGTGTGTTTGTATGTACTACAAACAAAGAATGTCTTCTTAACAtgtatattatatttttcttcctcCACCACCCCACGAGGATGATACCAACCAAGGTTGTCGAAGTGTCACCCAAGCATCCTGGCCACTacgccttgttggtgttgccttaATTTTTGACTCCCCTCGACCGCATTGGTTTGCCtagcgccttgacaactatgataccAACCATTGCTTGGCTGAGTTGGTCCTTGTTCATTACTATAGAGAACGTTTCTTATTTCTATTATAGATCACTCTCACAACTTACAAACTACATGGCTTGAAATTTATGAACTGGAGGTCATAAATGTTCCACTCCAAATCACATGATCTACATTTTTCACATGAATTATGGGATGGTAGGACGGTTTTAGTTACTAAGGGTCTAATCTACTAGGGACCTATCTTTGGACAATCTAGATCAATAATCAAGAAGCTCATCAACTTTTTTATTCCcccaaatattatttattttttcagcaTTGCTAGCAACTACACGTGCTTCTGTTCAAATTTAATTATTGTTTGCAGCTTTTTCCCCTCGGTTTTTGTTTATTCCCTCCTGGATTGCCTGGACCTTTAATTGAGGAACTCTAACAAGCTGGTTGTTTTATTTGTAAGGAAGACTTTAAATAGTAAAGGTACGAATATTGCGACCTGTTaaatttgtctcgaattcttgactcgttttgaagattgacccgctccgacatattttggtggcgacccgaatgggaagttttttgagatttgtgatggaagcagaggggttgggcccatcactgatctcgtatgggggtgaaGAGGTGTAGCCCCCATGGTATGGTTCTACTGGATGGACCGCGGCCTGATGGGTTGACCCGCGActtagagtatataatgtactgttgtcttgttgagcaagttattgtattttgggagtttttcgagctagggtttcagggcgagttttctcactgctgcttgggtgtaatctctcttctgcatagtgaaacatcttcttcgcctgaggatgtagcacaccacacctgtgtgtgaacctcgttaaatctctgtgttgtgcggatctatttTGGTTTATCATCGTATTtgcttggtgtttgatctaacaagaCTTGGTGTTCAAGCGGTCGAAAcaacctctcgacattctcggggtaaggttGTGTAACTCTTGCCCCCccgacctcgcacatgcgggagcctcttGCACCGGGTATGCCCTTCTTTTTTGTAGACTTTAAACCAACCTAATACTAATTCTCCATAAAGCCAATAGAAGCCATGATAAGATGCTTTCATCCAAATAGATTTACTAGCTATATTACCTGGATGGTTCAAAATGAATCTTTAGATCCATGTCAGTATTCTTTCAGCTAACAAAATTACTGGCTATTTTACCTAGGTGTTTCAAAATGGGTGTATGTTCATGTCATTTAATCTACTTTAAGCGTAAATGTGCTCCTTGTGTCGTGTCATAGCTATGTGCCTATACGTATAGCCTGTATGGATGACACGTCATCCTTCATATTCTTGCTTCAGAATATCAGAACCCTCTCCCAAGGTCCTGTGATAACGCTGTCTGTGTTGCCTGTTTGGATGACATATTTACTTCTTAGTGCCTTTGAGCTCTGTTTATACGTATTTCTGGGAAAATCCTTGCCTTTCCTCTGGATTAGTGGATGGTGatatttccattttctttttccagaTATGTTAAAAGCAGAAGTGACAAACAGCTTAGGAGCAAAGCATTTGCAAGTGAAACGAGTACTTGTTCCCCTGAAGCTACCACAGCTAATGGGTCTGCAATTGTTCCTTGTGGCCTTGTTGCTTGGAGCTTGTTCAATGACACATATGGATTTTCTGTAAAAAACAAGGCCTTAGAAGTCAACAAGAAAAATATAGCATGGAAAAGTGACCAGGACTATAAGTTTGGCTCTGATGTCTTCCCTAAAAATTTCCAGAGCGGTGGCTTAATTGGCGGTGCCAAACTTAATTCAAGTAAACCTGTAAGGTCCATAGCAATCTAAATGTTAATTACCATTCTTGAgaaaaaagggtgggggggggggatgtacACTAAATCTTCCTTGTAATAgcagttcccccccccccccctctctccctcctctccaGTTTTCTTCATGTGCtcctcttgatctctttttttctttctttctttctttctttttatttttttatttttttttattttttatttttatttacagTTGAGTGAACAAGAGGATCTTATTGTTTGGATGAGAACTGCGGCACTGCCAACTTTCAGAAAGCTGTATGGTAAGCTAGAGGTTGACCTTGAAGCCCATGAAAAGATAACAGTGCTAATACAGAACAACTATAATACCTATGGCTTTGAGGGCAAAAAGAAACTGGTTCTTTCAACTACCAGTTGGATAGGAGGGAAAAACGGTTTCCTGGGCATAGCATATCTTACAGTTGGTGGTGTTTGCTTGTTCTTGGCAATAAACTTTGCACTAGTGTATGTGTTCCAGCCAAGGTGAGTGACTTCCACATTCCTTTTCCATTGATTTCCATGCTGTTAATGACTCTTGCCCTTACTTTCAATCTTAATTATTTTTGGGCATGGAAATtagttaaaataaaagaaaatcttatATCATTTGAGAAATAATTGAAAAGATAGATCCAATTCAACTGACAGTgctttcttctctcttgtctctcTGGTGAGAAATTATTACTAATAAAAAACACTACAATTTCAGTTATATTTTCCCCCAATTTGCTATTTATGGGAAATAGCAAATTCCAGATATAAAATTTCCTTATTAAAAAATGTTAGACTACCACTCCTGTTCTAATCCAATAACTTAAGATCTACTGCAATTTGTTTCTTTTCCATAAAAGCCACTTTCAATCTGTTTTCCAAAAcaccaagaattttttttttttttggaaacctGTTCATtcattcaggaaaaaaaaaaaaaaaccagagatCATATACATGTTCTGTTCCAAACATGTTCCAGAAAAAAGCACAAAAACACCAAAAGTGTTTTTTCTTGAATGTTGCCACACACCCTAAGTGGCTGAGAGGGCTGTGGATCACTGCTGGCCATAGCTCTGATGCTAAATGATGAGGTAAACTAGGCTGAAACAAACAAACACTTGCGAACCTAGAGAAAGCAGATCATGCTGAACCTAAAAACTGAGAAATAGGACAGAAACTTAATGTGAGTAGATCTTGCAATCCATAAATCTGATGGCTGAAATGAACATATACTGAGGTCCTAATGGGGTGAATATGTggttaaaatataaaaaagaactaATGGTTAGATTAGGATGAATAAGCATGAACAGAAGTAGAAACGAAGAGCTTCcctggggccactcacacaaaGTAGAAACTaagagaaaaccagaaaatagaaaattaaggGTATAACTCCTACATCACCAATCTGATGCGACTCAAACTAGGATCAAATGGAGtagaagggggagggaagaaCATATCCAAATTCCAGCCACAACCGATGGCCAGATGACCTGATATTGTAGACTgaagtttagaagaagaaaaggaagaacaacTCCAATCAAATGACCTGAAACAGTGAAGGAGTTAGGAAGCAATGGAGGGGAGATTAAGAGCTCACGAGGGGATATCTATCTAATATCTTAGCAACTAAAGAGctgttacaaaatagaaactaatcaaATAACTAATAAGAGATCTTCTAGCAAGGGTTGCTCCAagcaagcatagttgtcatggcgacGCCTAAGgtggcgatttggcgtcctggcagaaaaagaagttcatggtagTGCTAcaatttacgtgactcacaaatggcggtcgccattggctgataggcattGCCATGGATGCCAgatcacgcctgattcactaggtggtcgattttttgtaaaatgcagggtgattttgatagggctatgttgatttttgatgatttgatgttgcttcaTGTTGGTTTTAtttgttatagggtatatattgtaggcttgtagcatgctaaataactttagaaaataggggaaataaaaaagtagcatactaaataattttagaaaataagaaaaataaaaaatgacacatgggcgatttgactgcCATGGCAATGCcgtaacgggcgattcatcgccaaatcaattagccacccctccaccgtcttggatcgatttgacgctgtgacaactatgcaagCAAGTCTTTTTGGGGTCCACACAATCTTCAAGCATCCTCTGGAAAACCTCCTCCATGCAATATGCCAACAAAATCTGTAAAAAATATCTCCTTCTCTAGCTGCTGGTTGATGGCTACATAGGAGCAGAACATGCGTGGGCTTAAGTATAACCGATATATGGGCCTGACTCTGATTGAAGTCGATGGCCAGAAAAAGAGCATAGCTGGGCTGGTTATAACTAAACCAACAGGACTAAATAGGGGCCTGTTTGGACTGTCTTTGCACTGCATCAACAGGATTCCATCCTAGGTCTTGGTTATGACTTATGACTCCCACAGACTTAACCAGTGGGCTGTGCTTTTGTCTTTAAAACCTTGCACCAACTGGCTAGGAATGTATCTAAAATTTTTGGCTGAAGGCTGGTTGAATGTATACAGGTGGGATTTGATCCTAGGTCTATGCTGTCATCAGCTATAGACGTTACCACCTAGGCAGGAGACATGGGCGTACCCATTGCATGAGGCTCAcgccactgcggggtctggggagggtcataacgTATGCAGTCTTACCCCTGCTTCGCGGAGAGTCTGTTTCCTGGCTCGAACCtgtgaccacttggtcacaatggagcaaccttactatTGCACCAAGGTCCACTGAAATACAAGTCACTTATAGTTACTGGACAAAATAAAAAGTCACTTGATTAGACCTATTACTACATAGAggaaaatctttaaaaaaaaaaaaaaagaggaaaaaatagaaGCCATTAAAGTTCCCCTTACTCAAGGACTAAAAAGATTAGTAATGGGCCTAAATCTGCACACAATAGTAGACCAAAAGCCTAGGCTGGCTGTAACTTCTTCTCGTCCTCTCCTTTTATCTACATCAGGTATGTGTTAGGAAAATCTCCTGCTTTGTTCCAGAATGAAACTGCCACACATTTCTTGTCTCAGTCCTATAGAGTAAAatttccctcttttcctttttgctgGGTTTTGTCCAGTTGGTGGTTTTTGCTTACTTCCGTCCGTAGCCTTCTCAGAAAATTAAGGTCAAGTTCGATCCGTGCAGTATTTAGATGCATTTTGAGGTGTGTTAAATTTCTTAGTTACCTTCAAATTGCTACAATTGTGTCATCAATGTTACttatattattaattaaatagaTTACCTTATCCTTCTTTCATGGATAGTACAATACTTTTGTAGTTCAGTATTCATCTATACATTTATTGAACTTGAGGTGGCTTTTCTGCAGGCCGCTGGGGGATCCATCCTTCTTATCTTGGAACAGAAATCCAGCGGGATATTTTAATTAAGGCCGGGTTCTTGCTTCCAGCTTCCATTTCCTGGGCAGCACAATGCTTGCAGGGCCACGATAGTCTTCCTTGGACAAGGATCTTTCTCCATAAAACAGTCTGATCAGGGTGATATGAGCGATCATTTGTCCAGGACAGAAACCTGAATGTATATAATAGAAGTTCTATTTGTGAAATAGAAATCCTTGAGCTTCAGTTGTATCTAGTTTCTCTTACCAGGCTGAGTTGTTGAGTATCATGTTCCGTGTAATTGTTCctaatttatgtttttcttaatGTTAGAGCAAAGTAATGTCATATACTTTTAAGAGAAAGGTTGTATGAGCCGACCAGTGAGGTTACACTAGcacccctttctctctctaacataAAATGATGACCTCGCTGCTCCAGTGCGCCCTATTCACAAAATCACCCTTCCATTGCTACTTGGTGTGAGACCTTGCATATTTTTTAAGTAGGGGAAAAGAAGGCTGCCAGGCTGCGTGATGCCTACACCCAGACATTGAATGATGAAATGACCATTCTGCCCCTGTGAGATGAAAAATCCGACCCTTGTTCGTTGCTCTTATACGTTCTCAGTGGCTCATgctggtgcaagggccacaGAGCCTGGCAGTGACCC is a window from the Macadamia integrifolia cultivar HAES 741 chromosome 5, SCU_Mint_v3, whole genome shotgun sequence genome containing:
- the LOC122078029 gene encoding ALA-interacting subunit 5-like — its product is MASNGATSSGRGDNASITKRNSKKPQYSKFSQQEIPACKPILTPRLVIMTFIIIGVVFIPIGLVSLFASEHVVEIVDRYDKDCIPEKYSNDMVAFIRSIKTNKTCLRTLTVPKLMKSPVYVYYQLDNFYQNHRRYVKSRSDKQLRSKAFASETSTCSPEATTANGSAIVPCGLVAWSLFNDTYGFSVKNKALEVNKKNIAWKSDQDYKFGSDVFPKNFQSGGLIGGAKLNSSKPLSEQEDLIVWMRTAALPTFRKLYGKLEVDLEAHEKITVLIQNNYNTYGFEGKKKLVLSTTSWIGGKNGFLGIAYLTVGGVCLFLAINFALVYVFQPRPLGDPSFLSWNRNPAGYFN